Proteins encoded within one genomic window of Triticum aestivum cultivar Chinese Spring chromosome 2D, IWGSC CS RefSeq v2.1, whole genome shotgun sequence:
- the LOC123049029 gene encoding uncharacterized protein, which translates to MAEMVSSAVVGETVNQIVSGLIDMHEERPEQTEQMERLEMAHIKLEAALETSGKWQINDASLLRWRHKLKRAAQECDVALRKCKQRAVEDEEKEEEVRGSSFPRRLAHATRSFVTGFFRRDTGGGAAVRRFEWFADGANEFLRFVELGGTPRGYMFFDPLIGRLLAGQELRYRLVRGSQYHLFCVRPISFEDRGVEAKMLFVYEDDEAPEKNLCLGSILRLSESTDVVGITIKCLQLVTPHFRSTAESARKELAGLPTQDFSWVPYLDSGHKDHWNSIHSSLTQWFRPNPLCCKQQHDELQPRSSSRGTTRTTRPSDVSLEPVIEVFLQRHIPLSEYNVHRTKSTVQGERGCLKDVPHLKLGLLFSPHGSAEDLVPAVESSAIEVIDGEEQSGMHTNISLEQLDEVMLPKAIDCLYKRPEATAYQMFWKSKHGTAFLQVEKTSLVKMPPTRIGEAGARRLAIQRRRDPKLERWIQVVIDFLNLWVAHAPHQLRSSFIEWIHKANEMKQAPQERATTSY; encoded by the coding sequence ATGGCGGAGATGGTCAGCTCCGCGGTTGTCGGGGAGACAGTAAACCAGATCGTATCTGGTctgattgacatgcatgaagagAGACCAGAGCAGACGGAGCAGATGGAGAGGCTGGAGATGGCGCACATCAAGCTGGAGGCGGCGCTCGAGACATCCGGCAAGTGGCAGATCAACGACGCGTCGCTGCTCCGCTGGCGCCACAAGCTGAAGCGCGCGGCCCAGGAGTGCGACGTCGCGCTGCGCAAGTGCAAACAGCGCGCCGTGGAagacgaggagaaggaggaggaggtcagGGGCTCCTCCTTCCCTAGGCGGCTGGCCCATGCCACCAGGTCGTTCGTCACCGGCTTCTTCCGCCGTGacaccggcggcggcgcggccgtccGGAGGTTCGAGTGGTTCGCCGACGGCGCCAACGAGTTCCTGAGGTTCGTCGAGCTCGGCGGCACGCCACGCGGGTACATGTTCTTCGACCCTCTCATCGGGCGCCTCCTCGCCGGCCAAGAGCTACGGTACAGGCTGGTCCGGGGAAGCCAGTACCACCTGTTCTGCGTCCGCCCCATCAGCTTCGAGGACCGCGGGGTGGAGGCCAAGATGCTCTTCGTGTACGAGGACGACGAGGCGCCGGAGAAGAACCTGTGCCTGGGCTCCATCCTGCGGCTCTCGGAGAGCACGGACGTCGTCGGGATCACCATCAAGTGCTTGCAGCTGGTGACCCCTCATTTCAGGTCCACGGCGGAGTCCGCGAGGAAGGAGCTCGCCGGGCTGCCCACGCAGGACTTCTCCTGGGTGCCGTACCTCGACTCCGGCCACAAGGATCACTGGAACAGCATCCACAGCAGCCTGACCCAATGGTTCCGTCCGAACCCACTCTGCTGCAAGCAGCAGCACGACGAGCTCCAGCCCCGCAGCAGCAGCAGGGGCACCACACGCACAACGAGACCGTCAGATGTTTCTCTAGAGCCGGTCATCGAAGTGTTCCTGCAGCGCCACATCCCGCTGTCCGAGTACAACGTGCACAGAACCAAGAGCACTGTCCAAGGCGAGAGGGGCTGTCTGAAAGACGTGCCACACCTGAAACTCGGGCTCCTCTTCTCCCCCCATGGATCCGCAGAGGACCTGGTGCCGGCGGTCGAGAGCTCCGCAATCGAGGTGATCGACGGCGAGGAGCAGAGCGGCATGCACACAAACATCAGCCTGGAGCAGCTGGACGAGGTGATGCTGCCCAAGGCGATAGATTGCCTCTACAAGAGGCCTGAGGCCACGGCGTACCAGATGTTCTGGAAGTCCAAGCACGGCACCGCATTCCTGCAGGTCGAGAAGACGAGCTTGGTGAAGATGCCGCCGACGAGGATCGGAGAGGCTGGGGCAAGAAGGTTGGCGATCCAGCGACGCCGAGACCCGAAGCTGGAGAGGTGGATACAGGTGGTCATAGACTTCCTCAATCTCTGGGTTGCACACGCACCCCATCAGCTGCGGAGCTCGTTCATCGAATGGATTCACAAGGCCAATGAAATGAAACAAGCGCCGCAGGAAAGAGCTACTACTTCATACTAG